In Cucurbita pepo subsp. pepo cultivar mu-cu-16 chromosome LG04, ASM280686v2, whole genome shotgun sequence, the following are encoded in one genomic region:
- the LOC111793701 gene encoding ABC transporter I family member 6, chloroplastic, translated as MAMSMAYCTSSSTAATSPLARYSPCNSTLSTRLTFFPLPFRSNRRRSIRIATASLPAVNSPSTSSSGSQKNLLLEVKDLTAVIAESRQEILKGVNLVVNEGEVHAIMGKNGSGKSTFAKVLVGHPDYEITGGSIQFKGSDLLEMEPEERSLAGLFMSFQSPVEIPGVSNIDFLNMAYNARRRKLGLAELGPIEFYAYIFPKLDLVNMKTDFLNRNVNEGFSGGEKKRNEILQLAVLGAEMAILDEVDSGLDVDALRDVAKAVNGLLTPKNSVLMITHYLRLLEFIEPSCIHIMEDGKIVKTGDISIAKLLEEEGYKAISTA; from the exons ATGGCGATGTCCATGGCTTACTGCACTTCTTCCTCCACCGCAGCCACTTCTCCTCTGGCTCGATATTCACCTTGTAATTCTACTTTATCCACAAGGCTCACGTTCTTCCCCCTCCCCTTCCGTTCCAATCGCCGCCGCTCAATTCGAATAGCAACCGCTTCTCTCCCCGCCGTCAATTCTCCGTCCACGAGTTCCTCTGGCAGTCAGAAGAATCTTTTGTTGGAAGTCAAGGATTTGACTGCTGTAATTGCAGAATCTAGGCAGGAGATTCTCAAGGGTGTTAACCTTGTTGTCAACGAAGGAGAG GTTCATGCCATCATGGGAAAGAACGGTTCTGGAAAGAGCACATTTGCAAAG GTACTTGTTGGGCACCCAGATTATGAGATTACAGGTGGTAGTATTCAGTTTAAAGGAAGTGATTTGCTTGAAATGGAGCCAGAAGAAAGGTCGCTTGCAGGGTTGTTTATGAGTTTCCAGTCCCCGGTTGAGATTCCAGGTGTCAGCAATATTGACTTTTTAAATATGGCTTACAATGCACGAAGGAGGAAACTTGGTCTAGCCGAGCTGGGGCCAATTGAG TTTTATGCATACATCTTCCCCAAACTTGACCTTGTGAACATGAAGACGGATTTTCTCAACCGAAATGTCAATGAAGGGTTTAGTGGTGGAGAAAAAAAGCGCAATGAGATTTTACAACTTGCG GTCCTGGGTGCAGAGATGGCGATACTGGATGAAGTAGATTCTGGATTGGATGTCGATGCACTTCGTGACGTAGCAAAAGCAGTGAATGGGCTTTTGACACCAAAGAATTCAGTGTTAATGATTACTCATTATCTACGACTTCTGGAATTTATCGAACCATCTTGCATACATATAATG GAGGATGGAAAGATTGTGAAAACTGGAGACATCTCTATAGCGAAACTCCTTGAAGAGGAAGGGTACAAAGCAATTTCCACCGCATAA
- the LOC111793150 gene encoding phosphatidylinositol 4-phosphate 5-kinase 7-like isoform X1 encodes MEDIQGLTENVLSNGDVYIGNFKDGLPHGKGKYTWFEGTIYEGDWEDGKMTGKGKIIWPSGEKYEGDISDGSLHGFGTFNYSGGSIYSGAWRMNIHHGIGRKIYANLDSYEGSWKEGKPEGCGRHFWSSGNSYIGNWKGGQICGKGIMKWVNGDYFIGFWLNGFRHGSGVYHFADGAYYFGSWSKGLKDGKGTFYPAGSKPPSLEKWHNFLGYDIDGKGFLSRTLSLNSVKEKAPKRGLKHSFSERISHTGISNPGGLSNWPTWMDESWGLSDPSREPSGDEYSHVVSHTSDQGQHNVLPHNDRMAYEREYMQGVLIQERLKDYKKLLHRSKEQKKTTVKEAKKVSCVNFSESHRSFYLMLNLQLGIRYSVGKLTPVPMREVRSSDFGKRARMVMYFPRKGSQFTPSHYSVDFCWKDYCPIVFRNLRLMFKLDAAEYMMSICGDGGLRELSSPGKSGSIFYLSEDDRFVIKTLKKSELKVLLKMLPKYYDHVKEHENTLITKFFGLHRITINGRSKVRFVVMGNMLYTELRIHRRYDLKGSTLGRFTDGDKPKDVITMKDLDLSYEFHMDKLLRQSLFKQISLDCMFLESLHIIDYSLLLGVHFRAPEKLKALLEPPATAHDHAGESSQGESTVPSKALILVTHEPSNLTTAPGPHVRGGPLKAYSLGDSEVDVLLPGTARFRVQLGVNMPAQTSHKLVENKPESSEVELPYDVVLYMGIIDILQEYNVKKKLENAYKSLRYDPLSISVVEPHLYAARFKSFLEKIFHDLP; translated from the exons ATGGAAGATATCCAAGG gCTTACCGAGAATGTGCTCTCAAATGGAGATGTATATATTGGAAATTTTAAAGATGGGCTGCCACATGGGAAGGGAAAGTACACTTGGTTTGAAGGAACCATTTATGAGGGTGATTGGGAAGATGGAAAGATGACAGGTAAGGGAAAGATTATCTGGCCATCAGGAGAAAAATATGAGGGTGATATCTCTGATGGTTCTCTCCATGGTTTTGGCACCTTCAACTATTCTGGTGGATCTATCTATAGCGGAGCTTGGAGGATGAATATTCATCATGGGATAGGACGAAAGATATATGCTAATTTAGACAGTTATGAAGGTTCTTGGAAAGAAGGTAAACCTGAAGGTTGTGGTAGACACTTCTGGAGTTCTGGAAATTCTTATATTGGGAACTGGAAGGGTGGGCAAATTTGTGGTAAAGGGATTATGAAATGGGTAAATGGTGATTATTTCATTGGCTTTTGGTTGAATGGATTTAGACATGGATCTGGAGTCTATCATTTTGCTGATGGTGCATATTACTTTGGATCATGGAGTAAAGGTCTCAAGGATGGAAAAGGAACATTTTATCCAGCTGGAAGCAAACCACCATCCTTGGAGAAGTGGCATAACTTTCTTGGTTATGATATTGATGGAAAAGGTTTCCTATCTCGTACGCTTTCACTAAATTCAGTGAAAGAAAAAGCTCCCAAGCGTGGTCTTAAACACAGCTTTTCAGAGAGGATTTCTCACACTGGAATTTCAAATCCAGGAGGACTATCAAATTGGCCTACATGGATGGATGAAAGTTGGGGATTAAGTGATCCAAGTCGAGAACCATCAGGTGATGAATATTCTCATGTTGTGTCACATACCTCAGATCAAGGTCAACATAATGTGTTGCCACATAATGATAGAATGGCTTATGAAAGGGAATACATGCAAGGAGTTTTGATACAAGAGAGGCTTAAGGACTACAAAAAACTATTGCACAGAAGCAAGGAACAGAAGAAAACGACAGTCAAAGAAGCAAAGAAGGTGTCATGTGTTAACTTCTCTGAAAGTCATCGCAGCTTCTATTTAATGCTAAATTTGCAACTTGGTATAAG GTATTCTGTTGGTAAGCTTACTCCAGTTCCTATGCGTGAAGTTCGATCTTCTGATTTTGGAAAACGGGCTAGAATGGTGATGTACTTCCCTCGAAAGGGCTCTCAGTTTACACCTTCACACTATTCTGTCGACTTTTGTTGGAAAGACTATTGTCCTATTGTTTTCAG GAATTTGAGATTGATGTTCAAACTAGACGCAGCCGAGTATATGATGTCCATATGTGGTGACGGTGGTCTTAGGGAACTCTCGTCTCCTGGGAAAAGTGGAAGTATCTTTTACCTTTCTGAGGATGATAGATTTGTGATCAAGACTCTGAAGAAATCTGAGTTGAAG GTTTTGCTCAAAATGCTTCCCAAGTATTATGATCATgtaaaagaacatgaaaatacTCTCATTACAAAATTTTTTGGTCTCCATCGCATAACAATTAATGGTCGGAGCAAG GTACGTTTTGTGGTCATGGGAAACATGTTATATACAGAATTAAGAATTCACCGCCGTTATGATCTGAAGGGCTCAACTCTTGGGAGATTTACTGATGGAGATAAACCCAAAGATGTTATAACAATGAAGGATCTCGATTTGTCATATGAATTCCATATGGACAAATTATTACGACAATCCCTTTTCAA ACAAATTTCTCTCGACTGCATGTTCTTGGAGTCTCTGCACATAATTGACTATAGCCTACTGCTAGGAGTGCATTTTCGAGCTCCTGAGAAACTGAAGGCTTTGTTGGAACCGCCTGCTACAGCTCATGATCATG CAGGTGAGTCTTCACAGGGCGAGTCAACGGTTCCTTCGAAGGCCCTAAtacttgtaacacatgaaccTAGCAATTTAACCACTGCCCCAGGTCCTCACGTCAGAGGAGGACCGTTGAAGGCATACTCATTAGGTGACAGTGAAGTTGATGTATTACTCCCTGGTACAGCAAG ATTTCGCGTGCAGTTGGGAGTAAACATGCCTGCCCAGACGAGTCACAAGCTTGTTGAAAACAAGCCGGAGTCCTCAGAAGTAGAACTTCCTTATGATGTAGTTCTTTACATGGGGATTATAGATATACTGCAAGAATACAATGTGAAAAAGAAGCTCGAGAATGCGTACAAGTCCTTACGATATGACCCTCTTTCGATATCGGTCGTGGAACCTCATTTGTACGCCGCTCGATTCAAAAGTTTCTTGGAGAAGATCTTCCATGACTTGCCATGA
- the LOC111793150 gene encoding phosphatidylinositol 4-phosphate 5-kinase 8-like isoform X2, whose protein sequence is MEDIQGLTENVLSNGDVYIGNFKDGLPHGKGKYTWFEGTIYEGDWEDGKMTGKGKIIWPSGEKYEGDISDGSLHGFGTFNYSGGSIYSGAWRMNIHHGIGRKIYANLDSYEGSWKEGKPEGCGRHFWSSGNSYIGNWKGGQICGKGIMKWVNGDYFIGFWLNGFRHGSGVYHFADGAYYFGSWSKGLKDGKGTFYPAGSKPPSLEKWHNFLGYDIDGKGFLSRTLSLNSVKEKAPKRGLKHSFSERISHTGISNPGGLSNWPTWMDESWGLSDPSREPSGDEYSHVVSHTSDQGQHNVLPHNDRMAYEREYMQGVLIQERLKDYKKLLHRSKEQKKTTVKEAKKVSCVNFSESHRSFYLMLNLQLGIRYSVGKLTPVPMREVRSSDFGKRARMVMYFPRKGSQFTPSHYSVDFCWKDYCPIVFRNLRLMFKLDAAEYMMSICGDGGLRELSSPGKSGSIFYLSEDDRFVIKTLKKSELKVLLKMLPKYYDHVKEHENTLITKFFGLHRITINGRSKVRFVVMGNMLYTELRIHRRYDLKGSTLGRFTDGDKPKDVITMKDLDLSYEFHMDKLLRQSLFKQISLDCMFLESLHIIDYSLLLGVHFRAPEKLKALLEPPATAHDHGESSQGESTVPSKALILVTHEPSNLTTAPGPHVRGGPLKAYSLGDSEVDVLLPGTARFRVQLGVNMPAQTSHKLVENKPESSEVELPYDVVLYMGIIDILQEYNVKKKLENAYKSLRYDPLSISVVEPHLYAARFKSFLEKIFHDLP, encoded by the exons ATGGAAGATATCCAAGG gCTTACCGAGAATGTGCTCTCAAATGGAGATGTATATATTGGAAATTTTAAAGATGGGCTGCCACATGGGAAGGGAAAGTACACTTGGTTTGAAGGAACCATTTATGAGGGTGATTGGGAAGATGGAAAGATGACAGGTAAGGGAAAGATTATCTGGCCATCAGGAGAAAAATATGAGGGTGATATCTCTGATGGTTCTCTCCATGGTTTTGGCACCTTCAACTATTCTGGTGGATCTATCTATAGCGGAGCTTGGAGGATGAATATTCATCATGGGATAGGACGAAAGATATATGCTAATTTAGACAGTTATGAAGGTTCTTGGAAAGAAGGTAAACCTGAAGGTTGTGGTAGACACTTCTGGAGTTCTGGAAATTCTTATATTGGGAACTGGAAGGGTGGGCAAATTTGTGGTAAAGGGATTATGAAATGGGTAAATGGTGATTATTTCATTGGCTTTTGGTTGAATGGATTTAGACATGGATCTGGAGTCTATCATTTTGCTGATGGTGCATATTACTTTGGATCATGGAGTAAAGGTCTCAAGGATGGAAAAGGAACATTTTATCCAGCTGGAAGCAAACCACCATCCTTGGAGAAGTGGCATAACTTTCTTGGTTATGATATTGATGGAAAAGGTTTCCTATCTCGTACGCTTTCACTAAATTCAGTGAAAGAAAAAGCTCCCAAGCGTGGTCTTAAACACAGCTTTTCAGAGAGGATTTCTCACACTGGAATTTCAAATCCAGGAGGACTATCAAATTGGCCTACATGGATGGATGAAAGTTGGGGATTAAGTGATCCAAGTCGAGAACCATCAGGTGATGAATATTCTCATGTTGTGTCACATACCTCAGATCAAGGTCAACATAATGTGTTGCCACATAATGATAGAATGGCTTATGAAAGGGAATACATGCAAGGAGTTTTGATACAAGAGAGGCTTAAGGACTACAAAAAACTATTGCACAGAAGCAAGGAACAGAAGAAAACGACAGTCAAAGAAGCAAAGAAGGTGTCATGTGTTAACTTCTCTGAAAGTCATCGCAGCTTCTATTTAATGCTAAATTTGCAACTTGGTATAAG GTATTCTGTTGGTAAGCTTACTCCAGTTCCTATGCGTGAAGTTCGATCTTCTGATTTTGGAAAACGGGCTAGAATGGTGATGTACTTCCCTCGAAAGGGCTCTCAGTTTACACCTTCACACTATTCTGTCGACTTTTGTTGGAAAGACTATTGTCCTATTGTTTTCAG GAATTTGAGATTGATGTTCAAACTAGACGCAGCCGAGTATATGATGTCCATATGTGGTGACGGTGGTCTTAGGGAACTCTCGTCTCCTGGGAAAAGTGGAAGTATCTTTTACCTTTCTGAGGATGATAGATTTGTGATCAAGACTCTGAAGAAATCTGAGTTGAAG GTTTTGCTCAAAATGCTTCCCAAGTATTATGATCATgtaaaagaacatgaaaatacTCTCATTACAAAATTTTTTGGTCTCCATCGCATAACAATTAATGGTCGGAGCAAG GTACGTTTTGTGGTCATGGGAAACATGTTATATACAGAATTAAGAATTCACCGCCGTTATGATCTGAAGGGCTCAACTCTTGGGAGATTTACTGATGGAGATAAACCCAAAGATGTTATAACAATGAAGGATCTCGATTTGTCATATGAATTCCATATGGACAAATTATTACGACAATCCCTTTTCAA ACAAATTTCTCTCGACTGCATGTTCTTGGAGTCTCTGCACATAATTGACTATAGCCTACTGCTAGGAGTGCATTTTCGAGCTCCTGAGAAACTGAAGGCTTTGTTGGAACCGCCTGCTACAGCTCATGATCATG GTGAGTCTTCACAGGGCGAGTCAACGGTTCCTTCGAAGGCCCTAAtacttgtaacacatgaaccTAGCAATTTAACCACTGCCCCAGGTCCTCACGTCAGAGGAGGACCGTTGAAGGCATACTCATTAGGTGACAGTGAAGTTGATGTATTACTCCCTGGTACAGCAAG ATTTCGCGTGCAGTTGGGAGTAAACATGCCTGCCCAGACGAGTCACAAGCTTGTTGAAAACAAGCCGGAGTCCTCAGAAGTAGAACTTCCTTATGATGTAGTTCTTTACATGGGGATTATAGATATACTGCAAGAATACAATGTGAAAAAGAAGCTCGAGAATGCGTACAAGTCCTTACGATATGACCCTCTTTCGATATCGGTCGTGGAACCTCATTTGTACGCCGCTCGATTCAAAAGTTTCTTGGAGAAGATCTTCCATGACTTGCCATGA